Proteins from one Candidatus Zixiibacteriota bacterium genomic window:
- a CDS encoding PD-(D/E)XK nuclease family protein: protein MVFSHSRLNTYESCPRKYAFRYIEKPPIEEHPSVEAFMGSMVHEALEKLYRSVQMERIPKWEEIRDFYEDTWQRNWEDDILIVRSEFTGDDYRNVGRRCLQDYFVGHYPFSEGRILGLEERILFDLDPDGRYKIQGYIDRLVEGADGAIEIHDYKTNRRLPSQAEIDAERQLALYQIGIQSRWDGTHTVRLYWHFLRANRTLKSVRSPESLTELRADTIRLIDTIEAARAGNDFPPHESQLCAWCEFQSLCPAKRHLFATATLTPQQFAADSGVRLVDRFVAAARHKAQSEAELQAVRQEVIEFAGVNNLTRIQGHHASVGIHRRWEQTIPNQDDPNRKLLESLVRASGYWEKVSDLSRSKLPKALQGDLFDPATRQRIASLLPRNEIVVVTKREDANDERSDGPDV, encoded by the coding sequence ATGGTCTTCTCGCACTCGCGTCTGAACACATACGAGAGTTGCCCGCGCAAGTACGCCTTCCGGTACATCGAAAAGCCGCCGATCGAAGAACACCCCTCCGTCGAGGCGTTCATGGGCTCGATGGTGCACGAGGCGCTCGAGAAGCTCTACCGCTCCGTGCAGATGGAGCGCATCCCCAAGTGGGAGGAAATCCGCGATTTCTACGAGGACACCTGGCAGCGTAACTGGGAGGACGACATCCTGATCGTCCGGTCGGAGTTCACCGGCGACGACTACCGCAACGTCGGCCGCCGCTGCCTGCAGGACTATTTCGTCGGCCACTACCCCTTCTCCGAGGGCCGGATTCTGGGATTGGAGGAACGGATTCTCTTCGACCTCGACCCGGACGGGCGCTACAAGATTCAGGGATACATCGATCGCCTGGTCGAGGGGGCTGACGGGGCCATCGAGATTCACGACTACAAGACCAACCGACGTCTTCCCTCGCAGGCGGAGATCGACGCCGAGCGCCAGTTGGCGCTGTACCAAATCGGCATCCAATCCCGTTGGGATGGCACCCACACGGTTCGACTCTACTGGCACTTCCTGCGTGCCAACCGGACCCTGAAGTCAGTGCGCTCACCCGAATCACTCACGGAACTTCGTGCCGACACCATCCGCTTGATCGACACGATCGAGGCCGCCCGTGCTGGCAACGACTTCCCGCCGCATGAGTCCCAGCTCTGCGCCTGGTGCGAATTCCAGTCACTATGCCCTGCCAAACGCCATCTCTTCGCCACCGCCACGCTCACACCCCAGCAATTCGCCGCCGACTCCGGCGTGCGGTTGGTTGACCGCTTCGTCGCCGCCGCGCGACACAAGGCACAGAGCGAGGCGGAACTGCAGGCGGTTCGTCAGGAAGTCATCGAGTTTGCTGGCGTCAATAATCTGACGCGTATCCAGGGCCATCATGCCAGCGTCGGCATCCATCGCCGCTGGGAGCAGACGATCCCCAATCAGGACGATCCCAATCGCAAGCTTCTCGAGTCGCTGGTCCGCGCCAGCGGCTATTGGGAGAAGGTCTCGGACCTTTCCCGCTCCAAACTTCCCAAGGCGCTGCAGGGGGACTTGTTCGACCCTGCGACCCGTCAGCGGATCGCATCCCTGCTCCCCCGCAATGAGATCGTAGTCGTCACCAAACGCGAGGACGCGAATGATGAGAGAAGCGACGGCCCGGACGTCTGA
- a CDS encoding S8 family serine peptidase, which yields MLKRVIRSLACGAVYCLFVPGIASAMVIAGLPAHPAQVERIPGVLVVNLEPGVKPNDLKAHPTGAVMGIPGVDELNLKFDLQNYRALFPGAQPTKAPHNAPDLSGWYVLEFDESVDLDRAAAEYQSDPRVAKVEYDFYAYIMRSPNDPQFSQQWDLQQFNDHDIDATEAWDNTVGGGVILADTDTGVQWNHEDLYDNIWVNPGEDLDSDGVVMDASDINGIDDDGNGYVDDLIGWDFVSGGSAVWPGEDGSVQDNDPKDFNGHGTHTSGTIAAVTNNGKGVAGIAGGFGPATEPGCKIMCLRMGYSFNDGGVENGRTHMDYVAQAFRYAADNGAVAINYSFGSSSGGGIEAATDYAVAHGLVISAAAGNENSQSLGYLQSRNDVLCVASTNQGDQKSSFSNYSPLVDVSAPGSSIRSTVSNHYSPSYATYGGTSMAAPHVVGLVGLIRTLNPLLTRQEAFDIIINTADDIDALNPGYAGLLGSGRINAANAVANLASTNFDAAPLIGEAPLTVQFNDSSKTPATGWTWDFGDGDSAFTQNPVHVYGGGLYEVSLRTQTVIGQGFKIKTNYVTALAETVVTANASVPAGPGQAVMVELSATNFQPVTELIFPFIATNIPATANIDSVVTSGCRTSYFEYFHFDYDNRFNGQMAVRLRADNGGGSAPLPPGSGPILRLWMTTVPGADPDLPVVIDTATLLGTYAFQFQSPVLSYQPVFYPGSLSIDVARGDLNYDGLLNVTDVVAEVGIVFRGNPLPPRAFLVDTNCDGQYSLQDVIRLIEHVFRGGTAPVCP from the coding sequence ATGTTGAAGCGAGTGATTCGCAGTCTGGCTTGCGGCGCGGTGTACTGCCTTTTTGTCCCTGGCATCGCATCGGCCATGGTCATTGCGGGCCTGCCGGCCCATCCGGCGCAGGTGGAGAGAATCCCCGGTGTCCTGGTCGTGAACTTGGAACCCGGAGTGAAGCCCAACGATCTCAAAGCCCATCCCACCGGTGCGGTGATGGGGATTCCCGGCGTGGACGAGCTGAACCTGAAGTTTGATCTGCAGAACTACCGTGCCCTCTTCCCCGGCGCCCAGCCAACGAAGGCACCGCATAATGCCCCCGATCTGAGCGGCTGGTATGTGCTCGAGTTTGATGAGAGTGTCGATCTCGATCGGGCCGCCGCCGAATACCAGAGCGACCCCCGTGTCGCCAAGGTCGAGTACGATTTCTATGCCTACATCATGCGCTCACCCAACGACCCGCAGTTCAGTCAGCAATGGGACCTGCAGCAGTTCAATGACCACGACATCGACGCCACGGAGGCCTGGGACAACACGGTGGGCGGGGGGGTCATTCTCGCCGACACCGACACCGGTGTGCAATGGAACCATGAGGACCTCTACGACAATATCTGGGTCAATCCGGGGGAGGATCTCGATTCCGACGGCGTGGTGATGGATGCCTCCGACATAAACGGGATCGATGATGACGGGAATGGGTATGTCGATGATCTGATCGGGTGGGACTTTGTTTCCGGTGGGAGCGCGGTTTGGCCGGGTGAGGATGGATCAGTTCAGGACAACGATCCGAAGGATTTCAACGGTCATGGCACGCACACGTCCGGGACGATCGCGGCGGTGACCAACAACGGCAAGGGCGTCGCCGGGATCGCGGGCGGCTTCGGACCGGCCACCGAGCCGGGGTGCAAGATCATGTGCCTGCGGATGGGATACTCGTTCAATGACGGCGGCGTCGAGAACGGGCGCACGCACATGGACTATGTGGCGCAAGCGTTCCGCTACGCCGCGGACAACGGCGCGGTGGCGATCAACTACAGTTTCGGCTCATCGTCGGGGGGCGGAATCGAGGCGGCCACCGACTACGCGGTCGCCCATGGATTGGTCATTTCCGCGGCGGCGGGAAACGAAAACAGCCAATCGCTCGGGTATCTGCAGTCGCGCAACGACGTCCTCTGCGTCGCCTCCACCAACCAGGGCGACCAGAAGTCGAGCTTCTCCAACTACAGTCCGTTGGTGGACGTATCGGCCCCCGGTTCCTCCATTCGCAGCACCGTATCGAATCACTACTCGCCGTCCTATGCCACCTACGGCGGGACGTCGATGGCGGCGCCTCACGTGGTCGGATTGGTCGGACTGATCCGGACTTTGAATCCTCTGCTGACGCGACAGGAAGCGTTCGACATCATCATCAACACCGCCGACGACATCGACGCGCTGAATCCCGGGTACGCCGGCCTGCTCGGCTCGGGACGGATCAACGCGGCGAACGCCGTGGCCAACCTCGCGTCGACCAACTTCGACGCCGCCCCTCTGATCGGAGAGGCGCCGCTGACGGTGCAGTTCAATGACAGTTCCAAGACACCGGCCACCGGATGGACGTGGGACTTCGGCGACGGTGATTCGGCATTCACCCAGAATCCGGTCCATGTGTACGGAGGCGGTCTATACGAAGTGTCGCTGCGCACGCAGACGGTGATCGGTCAGGGGTTCAAGATCAAGACCAACTATGTGACCGCGCTGGCCGAGACGGTGGTCACGGCCAATGCCTCGGTTCCGGCCGGGCCGGGGCAAGCGGTGATGGTGGAGTTGTCGGCCACCAACTTCCAGCCGGTGACGGAACTGATCTTCCCCTTCATCGCGACCAATATCCCGGCGACCGCGAACATCGATTCGGTCGTCACCAGCGGGTGTCGCACGTCATACTTCGAGTATTTCCACTTCGATTATGACAACCGCTTCAATGGCCAGATGGCGGTGCGCCTGCGCGCCGACAATGGCGGCGGCAGCGCACCGTTGCCCCCCGGCAGCGGCCCGATTCTGCGTTTGTGGATGACCACGGTCCCCGGCGCCGATCCCGACCTGCCGGTTGTGATCGACACCGCCACGCTCCTGGGCACGTATGCATTCCAGTTTCAGTCACCCGTACTGTCCTACCAGCCCGTCTTCTACCCCGGCTCGTTGAGCATCGATGTCGCACGGGGGGACCTGAACTATGACGGCCTGTTGAACGTCACGGACGTGGTCGCGGAAGTGGGGATCGTCTTCCGGGGCAATCCCCTGCCGCCGCGGGCATTCCTGGTCGACACAAACTGTGACGGCCAGTACTCCCTACAGGATGTCATTCGTCTGATCGAGCATGTCTTCCGCGGGGGCACCGCCCCGGTTTGCCCATAA
- a CDS encoding thioredoxin fold domain-containing protein, producing the protein MRNPGVVWVMLAVAGLATGVLFSCSGPRPTQPNTEPPVPTTLQWVGTEVLYRDVPGKHDHSLLFVLATWCGWCKKLKAETLTDSTVIHILGKSFNIAQIDPDSDTLVAYADSSVTCRGLARTIYRVTGYPTVIVLNREGRETSQIVGFRTATALVKELEQILGVP; encoded by the coding sequence ATGAGAAACCCCGGAGTTGTGTGGGTGATGTTGGCGGTCGCCGGTTTGGCGACCGGGGTTCTGTTTTCATGTTCCGGCCCGCGTCCGACGCAGCCGAACACGGAGCCGCCGGTTCCGACGACGCTGCAATGGGTCGGCACCGAAGTCCTGTACCGTGATGTCCCTGGGAAACACGATCATTCCCTGCTGTTTGTGCTGGCCACGTGGTGTGGGTGGTGCAAGAAGCTCAAGGCGGAGACGTTGACCGATTCCACCGTCATTCACATCCTGGGTAAGTCGTTCAATATCGCCCAGATTGACCCGGACTCGGACACGCTTGTCGCCTACGCGGACTCCAGCGTGACCTGTCGTGGTCTCGCCCGCACGATCTATCGCGTGACCGGGTATCCGACGGTGATCGTTCTGAACCGTGAAGGTCGTGAGACGAGTCAGATCGTCGGATTCCGCACGGCGACGGCGCTTGTAAAGGAGTTGGAGCAGATACTGGGTGTGCCTTGA
- a CDS encoding tetratricopeptide repeat protein gives MLFGIGVLTLWHLIAAGIPGIRTWGLDYWSEVPVSVRWLLVVLVGAAMLAPVARSVDASVTQIRIRVGRWGGVLLAAGLVALFLVFRSRGLAYGDGYSFPGYLAGGKLPQLGSQLMVMWLDLVTHWAFHRALVMPFGGSVELTYGIISALAGVFMLWAIVRMAAAVAAGHPARRLLVASALASGSVALWFSYVEAYSLTNAAGLWALVFAIESQKRPRRMWLAWALWALACAFHLQALPLALPLAWATWRLRRLAAAPLTRQMAGVRFAVGFAICALGSILMHLTGHAVTVPLWSTPDSAYTALSLPHLLDALNQILLVAPVGALGLILWLTQRVDTPSRPESRAITPQTGSGVLAVAVVALWYFAFWVDPLLGAFRDWDLLAGFGIPMSLWAGTVILGRSRATLSWRWVPVAALAVAHVAPFIFALQNETRAALRVDRLVRQDMHYSGGFYRGMRLVSWGFLMAKKQGRWDIAAEHFRRRAEYTPDDVMSWKNLGATYEHLGRYDSAVTAYERAMRLDSTDLSICKALGLLGARLDQPERTRDMFERALNLSDTSLQSRTLLSQAYQRLGMLEKADTMAAETSRRWPGHFEAYYIRARGAIAAGDTAAALRYYQEAVDRHPDEEEVYVRLVALCQQSRDRERTAAAARLWEANFPAHARASFILGTSYVMLSQYDSANAALTRALKHAPDDALAIYYLAMTHRHLGQPNRARELAQRAARLDTTLALPWMELVYLADDAGDRAAAVAATREYLRRSPADSGQPYFRKFLEP, from the coding sequence ATGTTGTTCGGAATCGGCGTACTGACGCTCTGGCATTTGATCGCGGCAGGAATACCGGGAATCAGAACCTGGGGCCTGGACTACTGGTCGGAAGTTCCTGTGTCTGTCCGGTGGTTGCTCGTGGTATTGGTCGGTGCCGCCATGCTCGCTCCGGTGGCGCGGTCCGTTGATGCCAGCGTCACACAGATACGCATACGCGTGGGACGATGGGGAGGAGTGCTGCTGGCCGCGGGGTTGGTCGCGCTCTTCCTGGTCTTTCGTTCGCGGGGCCTGGCCTACGGTGACGGTTACTCGTTTCCCGGATACTTGGCGGGCGGGAAACTGCCACAACTCGGGTCGCAATTGATGGTCATGTGGCTCGATTTGGTCACGCACTGGGCCTTCCACCGAGCTCTGGTCATGCCGTTCGGCGGCTCGGTGGAATTGACCTATGGAATCATCAGCGCTCTGGCCGGAGTGTTCATGCTGTGGGCGATCGTGCGCATGGCAGCCGCGGTCGCCGCCGGACATCCGGCGAGGCGGCTGCTCGTCGCCTCGGCTTTGGCCAGCGGGTCCGTCGCGCTCTGGTTCAGCTACGTCGAAGCATACTCGCTCACCAACGCCGCCGGACTGTGGGCGCTGGTGTTCGCGATTGAGTCGCAGAAGCGACCGCGACGGATGTGGCTGGCCTGGGCACTATGGGCTTTGGCCTGCGCCTTTCATCTTCAGGCATTGCCCTTGGCCCTCCCGCTGGCCTGGGCGACATGGCGCCTACGCCGACTGGCGGCTGCGCCGCTGACCCGACAGATGGCAGGCGTCCGCTTCGCGGTGGGTTTCGCGATCTGTGCCTTGGGGAGCATCCTCATGCACCTGACCGGCCATGCCGTGACAGTCCCCCTCTGGAGCACGCCCGACTCGGCCTACACCGCGTTGTCGCTACCTCATCTCCTCGATGCGCTCAATCAGATACTGCTGGTGGCCCCTGTCGGCGCGCTGGGCTTGATACTCTGGCTGACACAGAGGGTCGACACGCCGTCACGGCCGGAATCCCGAGCCATCACACCGCAAACCGGCAGCGGCGTCCTGGCCGTGGCGGTCGTCGCACTGTGGTACTTCGCATTCTGGGTCGATCCACTCTTGGGAGCGTTTCGGGATTGGGATCTGCTGGCGGGATTCGGCATCCCGATGTCGCTGTGGGCGGGGACGGTGATACTGGGCCGATCCCGTGCGACTCTTTCCTGGCGTTGGGTGCCGGTGGCCGCGTTGGCCGTTGCCCATGTGGCTCCCTTTATCTTCGCGCTTCAGAACGAGACGAGAGCCGCGCTGCGCGTTGACCGCCTCGTGCGGCAGGACATGCATTACTCAGGGGGGTTTTACCGGGGTATGCGGCTGGTGTCGTGGGGATTCCTGATGGCCAAGAAGCAGGGACGTTGGGACATCGCCGCTGAGCATTTCCGTCGCCGCGCCGAGTACACGCCCGACGATGTCATGTCGTGGAAGAACCTCGGGGCTACGTACGAGCACCTCGGACGATATGACAGCGCCGTGACCGCATACGAGCGGGCCATGCGACTGGACAGCACCGATCTTTCGATTTGTAAAGCGTTGGGGCTTTTGGGAGCGCGGCTTGACCAGCCAGAGCGCACACGAGACATGTTCGAGAGGGCCCTGAATCTATCGGACACGTCACTGCAGTCGCGCACCCTTCTGTCACAAGCGTATCAGCGGCTCGGAATGTTGGAGAAAGCTGACACGATGGCGGCGGAGACATCGCGGCGCTGGCCGGGTCATTTCGAGGCCTATTACATCCGCGCTCGTGGTGCCATAGCGGCCGGGGACACGGCCGCAGCATTACGGTACTACCAGGAAGCCGTCGATCGCCATCCCGACGAAGAGGAGGTCTATGTGCGCCTCGTGGCATTATGCCAGCAGAGCAGGGACCGAGAGCGCACGGCGGCAGCGGCCCGGTTGTGGGAGGCGAACTTCCCCGCGCATGCCCGCGCTTCGTTCATTCTGGGCACCTCCTACGTCATGCTCAGCCAGTACGATTCTGCCAATGCCGCATTGACGCGGGCGTTGAAGCACGCGCCGGACGACGCTCTGGCGATCTACTATCTGGCCATGACCCACCGACACCTGGGGCAGCCGAACAGGGCGCGTGAGTTGGCGCAGAGGGCGGCTCGACTGGACACGACTCTGGCCCTGCCGTGGATGGAACTGGTGTATCTGGCGGATGACGCCGGTGACCGTGCCGCCGCAGTCGCCGCGACGCGGGAGTACCTGCGTCGTTCCCCTGCCGACTCCGGCCAGCCCTATTTCCGCAAGTTCCTGGAGCCATAG
- a CDS encoding S41 family peptidase, with protein sequence MNNERRFRLYTLFLAVAAAATIWIVGSGEATPHREAVWAQTDGGTVDTDRSRNLMRETLYKYTRLLNDISFRIQSNYMDTVNTKDMVYAGIRGMLDVLDPFSVLMEQRNYDQLMESTHGKYEGLGMQIDRREDTITIIAPIEGTPAQRVGLQAGDRIVAIDGKPTFGMTTEQAAKLMRGPAGTKVVLTIVRAGLHEPLDYTVDRAVIELKSVPYYGMADEQNKIGYLRLNKFSETTDQELREALTDLKNQGARSLIFDLRYNGGGLLDQAVKTSNLFLAKDKLIVYTQGRDPESQHKYFSSEDPVLPDLPLVVLVDEGTASASEIVSGAIQDWDRGLIVGNTTFGKGLVQQVFRLPETDDVALKLTTARYYIPSGRSIQKPSRATKHPGTKEEADDDSLVDKPRSDAEVYYTNKGRKVFGGGGVVPDVLVERQLSKPLEIDLWRQGKFFNFAVHYTATHPNASMDFVADDAVLEAFRQYLRDDKFDFKTETEVELDKITADLKDDPARQAIYEPTLAQMRELVAREKELAFDESQDLLKGEIRRAVLNKLYGERGYYEGYVLREDQYVQRAREILTSKDEYRHLLAGDRKS encoded by the coding sequence ATGAATAACGAGCGACGTTTCCGGTTGTACACGCTGTTTCTGGCCGTGGCGGCGGCGGCGACGATCTGGATTGTGGGATCGGGTGAGGCGACCCCCCACCGCGAGGCGGTCTGGGCCCAGACCGATGGCGGCACGGTGGACACCGACCGCAGCCGCAATCTGATGCGGGAGACGCTGTACAAGTACACACGTCTCTTGAACGACATCTCCTTCCGCATCCAGTCGAACTACATGGACACGGTCAACACCAAGGACATGGTCTATGCCGGCATTCGCGGCATGCTGGACGTCCTGGACCCATTTTCCGTACTGATGGAACAGCGGAATTACGATCAGTTGATGGAGTCCACGCACGGGAAGTACGAGGGTCTGGGGATGCAGATCGACCGGCGCGAGGACACGATCACAATCATCGCCCCGATCGAGGGGACGCCGGCGCAGCGTGTCGGACTGCAGGCGGGCGACCGGATTGTCGCCATCGACGGCAAGCCGACCTTCGGCATGACGACCGAGCAGGCGGCCAAATTGATGCGGGGACCGGCGGGCACGAAGGTCGTACTGACGATCGTCCGCGCCGGTCTGCATGAGCCCTTGGACTACACGGTCGACCGCGCCGTGATCGAGTTGAAGTCGGTGCCGTACTACGGCATGGCCGACGAGCAGAACAAGATCGGCTATTTGCGGCTCAACAAGTTCTCGGAGACGACGGACCAGGAGCTGCGGGAGGCGCTCACCGACCTGAAGAACCAGGGGGCCAGGAGTCTGATCTTCGATCTGCGCTACAACGGCGGCGGGTTGCTCGATCAGGCGGTCAAGACTTCGAATCTCTTCCTGGCGAAGGACAAGCTGATCGTCTACACGCAGGGGCGCGATCCGGAATCGCAGCACAAGTACTTTTCCTCCGAAGACCCGGTCCTCCCCGACCTGCCGTTGGTCGTGCTTGTGGACGAGGGGACGGCCTCCGCCAGCGAGATCGTTTCCGGCGCGATTCAGGACTGGGACCGTGGGTTGATTGTCGGGAATACGACGTTCGGCAAGGGACTCGTGCAACAGGTGTTCCGGCTCCCGGAAACCGACGACGTGGCTCTCAAGTTGACGACGGCGCGCTACTATATTCCGTCGGGGCGTTCCATTCAGAAGCCGAGCCGCGCCACCAAACACCCCGGCACCAAAGAGGAAGCCGACGACGACTCGTTGGTCGACAAGCCGCGTTCCGATGCGGAGGTGTACTACACGAACAAGGGGCGCAAGGTGTTCGGCGGCGGCGGCGTTGTCCCCGACGTGCTGGTCGAGCGGCAGTTGTCCAAACCGCTGGAGATCGACCTGTGGCGTCAGGGAAAGTTCTTCAACTTCGCCGTCCACTACACCGCGACGCACCCGAATGCGTCGATGGACTTCGTGGCGGACGATGCCGTTCTCGAGGCCTTCCGGCAGTACCTGCGGGACGATAAGTTCGACTTCAAGACGGAGACCGAAGTCGAGCTCGACAAGATCACGGCCGATCTGAAGGATGATCCGGCCCGCCAGGCGATCTATGAACCCACGCTCGCGCAGATGCGTGAACTGGTGGCCCGCGAGAAGGAGCTGGCATTTGACGAAAGCCAGGACCTCCTGAAGGGCGAGATTCGGCGTGCGGTTCTCAACAAGCTGTACGGGGAACGCGGGTACTATGAGGGATATGTGTTGCGGGAAGACCAGTACGTGCAGAGGGCGCGCGAGATCCTCACGTCCAAGGACGAGTACCGGCATCTGCTGGCGGGCGATCGGAAGAGCTGA
- a CDS encoding dockerin type I domain-containing protein, which translates to MATTALSAAESATDGTHSLAAAAIDTTVRYQIHENGRFRATVTNWGYFGTFNFALVDSGHGEPTTVPWPAPAFESPPRSRVEYLYEAGLWIGGIVDGDTLVSTGTLGEWTAHELYPAGRMGPVGSDALGDEEFTFVYSDTATDPGRVPRDSYDGRHRPLPVTVRQTTRLVDDSSFAQGLIIELTVTNIGDAAIENLWLGWMVDPDVMHDDRDLGYLDDLTGHRQAAITLEGQRIAVSAAWAADNDGDPDSSLGAFDDRSTTGTFASMYLGGSPQLSSESYNWWISAVPRNYDWGPQRAPGDTNGSGGRGRLLGDAMRYRRMANREIDYDQVFAAVDRSAQGWVAPPPTLIAVDYANGYDTRFLHTVGAVTLWPGDSVTAAWAWVVSPRWHADPGHFAGTFDAIDPQAYLHGLNMHSLDTALARMQILWDNGFTPATVGPPRGLTIAGWDDSTASLRWVPRRTARLDGYEILRSTDSLHFDDRIAMLPRDDSASTDTGLERLVTYYYTIRSLDNRGRPGMNATMVGILPDRPMTPADLSAHRGNREIRLTWEPAEEPDVVGHRVYRLDTAFGWQPVGETADQTSFVDRSVDNAIVYSYRVAAISALGSESFPTAPIHGIALAFDGPPLVIDQTPAGTAALTDKDSVSAVWRRLLGSLGTQYRDADPTRTAALALNILDPHPAAIAVADGVSGLTQSTIETMALYAYAGGITICAGRNLFNTAQLTEGLIAFGPGQFPYDAFGITMADYPRVLLSHPTRLNAEFVGARAVDPRFGDLSVDSSRTDWGLNPVLPATEGAVGFVGWFDIDTSRAQVLYAFQSRDSASSPMQGRPVAVISRDERWKAAAFSFPLSYIREEDAAEALLATLQALGWRTHRPGDADGDNVVTVADVQHMVRHLFGPSFLHDPANADVNADCRVDILDAVVLINFLWRGGTEPLPGCASERR; encoded by the coding sequence ATGGCGACGACGGCGCTATCGGCGGCCGAGTCGGCCACGGACGGGACACACAGTCTGGCCGCGGCCGCCATCGACACGACGGTTCGATATCAGATTCACGAAAACGGCCGATTCCGTGCCACGGTCACCAACTGGGGGTACTTTGGTACTTTCAACTTCGCGTTGGTGGATTCGGGCCATGGCGAACCGACCACGGTGCCATGGCCGGCGCCTGCCTTCGAATCACCGCCGCGCTCCCGCGTCGAGTATCTTTATGAAGCCGGATTGTGGATCGGCGGAATTGTGGACGGCGACACCCTGGTTTCGACCGGAACACTGGGCGAGTGGACCGCTCACGAGCTCTACCCGGCGGGGAGAATGGGTCCGGTCGGCTCCGATGCGCTCGGTGATGAAGAATTCACATTCGTGTACTCAGACACGGCCACCGATCCAGGGCGCGTACCGCGCGACTCGTACGACGGACGCCACCGGCCGCTTCCGGTCACCGTTCGGCAGACGACGCGCTTGGTGGATGATTCGTCGTTCGCGCAAGGTCTGATCATTGAACTCACCGTGACCAATATCGGCGACGCGGCCATCGAGAACCTTTGGCTGGGGTGGATGGTCGATCCGGACGTGATGCACGATGACCGTGACCTCGGTTATCTGGACGATCTCACCGGGCATCGGCAAGCCGCCATCACGCTCGAAGGACAGCGAATCGCCGTGTCCGCCGCCTGGGCCGCCGATAATGACGGTGATCCGGATTCATCGCTCGGTGCCTTCGATGACCGTTCCACGACCGGCACATTCGCCTCGATGTATCTGGGGGGATCGCCGCAATTATCTTCGGAGTCGTACAACTGGTGGATCAGTGCCGTGCCGCGCAACTATGACTGGGGCCCGCAACGCGCACCGGGCGACACAAATGGGTCCGGCGGCCGGGGACGGCTGCTCGGCGATGCCATGCGGTACCGGCGTATGGCCAATCGTGAGATCGACTATGATCAGGTATTCGCGGCCGTCGATCGGTCCGCGCAGGGCTGGGTCGCGCCTCCGCCGACATTGATCGCCGTGGACTACGCGAACGGGTATGACACGCGCTTTCTGCACACCGTTGGGGCGGTCACTCTCTGGCCGGGGGATTCGGTCACGGCGGCGTGGGCTTGGGTCGTGTCCCCGCGTTGGCATGCCGATCCGGGGCATTTTGCCGGCACATTCGACGCCATTGATCCGCAGGCATATCTGCATGGATTGAACATGCATTCACTGGATACCGCACTGGCCCGCATGCAGATTCTATGGGACAATGGATTCACCCCGGCGACGGTCGGGCCACCCCGTGGCCTGACAATCGCCGGGTGGGACGATTCGACAGCATCACTGCGATGGGTGCCGCGCCGCACGGCGCGACTGGATGGATATGAGATCCTACGGTCGACCGATTCTCTGCACTTCGATGATCGCATTGCCATGCTCCCGCGGGACGATTCGGCGTCCACCGATACCGGGCTCGAACGCCTGGTAACATACTACTACACGATACGATCGCTGGATAACCGTGGTCGTCCCGGCATGAACGCCACTATGGTCGGTATCCTGCCGGATCGTCCGATGACCCCCGCCGACTTGAGCGCGCACAGGGGCAATCGAGAGATCAGACTGACATGGGAACCGGCGGAGGAACCGGACGTTGTCGGACATCGCGTCTACCGGCTGGACACGGCATTCGGGTGGCAGCCGGTGGGCGAAACAGCCGATCAGACCTCATTCGTTGACCGCAGCGTCGATAATGCCATCGTGTACAGCTATCGAGTGGCGGCGATCTCGGCACTGGGCAGTGAGAGTTTTCCCACTGCACCGATACACGGGATCGCGCTGGCCTTTGATGGGCCGCCGCTGGTGATTGACCAGACACCCGCGGGCACGGCGGCGTTGACAGACAAGGACTCGGTGAGTGCCGTCTGGCGACGCCTACTCGGATCGCTGGGGACGCAATATCGCGATGCCGACCCGACGCGTACGGCTGCTCTCGCACTGAACATCTTGGATCCACACCCGGCGGCGATTGCGGTTGCGGATGGCGTGTCGGGCTTGACACAATCGACCATCGAGACGATGGCGTTGTATGCCTATGCCGGCGGGATCACGATCTGCGCCGGACGCAACCTGTTCAATACGGCACAACTGACGGAGGGGTTGATCGCCTTCGGGCCGGGTCAGTTCCCATACGATGCCTTCGGTATTACCATGGCGGACTATCCGCGCGTGCTCTTGTCGCATCCCACGCGGCTGAATGCCGAGTTCGTCGGTGCCAGGGCGGTCGATCCGCGGTTTGGCGATCTGTCCGTCGATTCCAGCCGCACCGACTGGGGGTTGAATCCCGTTCTGCCGGCGACCGAAGGAGCCGTGGGCTTCGTCGGCTGGTTTGACATTGACACCAGCCGGGCGCAGGTTCTCTACGCGTTCCAATCGCGCGATTCGGCCTCTTCACCCATGCAGGGACGACCGGTGGCGGTGATATCGCGGGATGAACGGTGGAAGGCGGCGGCGTTTTCCTTCCCCCTGTCTTACATTCGCGAAGAGGATGCCGCGGAGGCCCTCCTGGCGACGCTGCAGGCATTGGGATGGCGCACGCATCGTCCCGGCGATGCCGATGGCGACAACGTCGTCACGGTGGCAGACGTCCAGCACATGGTTCGCCACCTATTCGGCCCGTCATTCCTGCACGACCCGGCGAACGCCGATGTGAACGCCGACTGCCGCGTGGACATCCTCGATGCCGTAGTGCTGATCAACTTCCTGTGGCGCGGAGGGACGGAGCCGTTGCCGGGGTGCGCGTCGGAACGGCGTTGA